ATGGAGCACAACAGGGAAAATGCACTCTGCTGTGGTTCTGTCCTGTCACTGCTGGATAATCCGCCTGTAGCTGCTGAGATTGGCAATGTTAAACTTGAGGAGGCAAGGGCGACGGGTGCAGATACCATTCTTGCGCTGTGTCCCTGTTGCGAATTCCAGATGAGGGTGACCAAGAATACGAAGGGTAATGACATCAAGGTGCGTGACCTGGCGTCCTTTGCCTGTGAGGCTATCGGCTTTGACCTGGAGGACCCGTTCGATAATTCCATGATGTTGTGGGAACCTTTCTTCGGCATGATAAACCTGATGAAACCGGAGGCAATGGCAGACCTGATGGCAGAACTCCTGCCTGAGATGATGGCGGCCATGCCCGCACCCCTGCGCGTCATGATGCAGATGGTAAAGATCCCGGGCATGGATAAGGTGATGACACCCCTAATGCCTAGGATGATGCCCATGCTCATGCCGATGTTGATGCCAAAGGTTATGCCGGCCATGCTGGAAGCAGTAGGCAGGCGTATCAGGATGCCCGAAGACATGAAGGAACAGATGCCTGACCTGATGCCAAAGACCATGGAGAACCTGATGCCAAATATGCTGCCTATGGTGGCTCCTTTGCTCACTCCTAGAATGATAGAATACGTAAAGGCGCATTAATAGTGCGCCTTTGCAATCTTATTTTTATAGAAAATAGTCCTGGTTCGGATTGGACATTTCAAGAAGATACTTACATAACCTATCATGGCATATAGCAATTTTATCCATGGCAGACAAAAAGATCGATATTAAAGAATATCTCGGTAATGATGATGCCAAGACTATACGGAATTACCTGAGATTATTGGAAGAAAAACTTTTCCATGTATATTCCCTGTACAGGATTTTCCAGTTAACACTCATTTTTGTGATAATCCTCATCGTGGGATATCTTGTATACATTAACCTTTTTTAACACCGGTCAGGGCCTGTCAACCATCCGGATAGCATCTTCGGGACAGACACGTCTGCACAATCCGCAGCCGAAACACGCCTCCCTTTCGGCAATGACTACTTCCCCGCTTTCATATCTCACACCAAAGGGACAGCCAGGTATGCACAGGTTGCAGTTGTTGCACTTATCTGGTAGTGTCATGGCATACTCATGCCCTTTATGCAGTGCCGAGGTTACACCCAGGCGCAGCCCTTCTGTGCCGTGGCATACGCTGTTATCGCAGTTGCAGATAGTAGAGATGAAAGGAGCCTTGACGGTCCAGACGCTGTGGAATGAACCTTTGTCCTCGTACTGCTCCATGATGGCAATTGCCTCGTCGGGAGAGATGCTGATGTGTTTTAGCTCTGGTATGTCATCTGCCAGGTCACCGTAAGCCCCCACGCCCATACAGCATGCTTCGTCGTTTCCCTTCCTGTGGCGACACCAGCAGTCGAACAGGGCCACGTGTCCTGAAATGTCTACAAGCCGCCGTGCCTCTTCGATGGTGATGACCTGTCCCACGTGGTACTTCTCCATAAGACGGTTAGCGGCCGGGCGTGCTGCATATTTTACGAGCGGGGTTTTGAGCAACACCGGCATTCCCTTAAGCATCATCCCGTATTTTGACATGAACAGGGACACAGGTATTTCCCGGCCGGCAGTGTCCAGGTAGATGGCACGGGCAAGTTCAAGCCGCTGTTTGTCATCAAGGTGCCTTTTCTCAAAGTTATCCACA
This DNA window, taken from ANME-2 cluster archaeon, encodes the following:
- a CDS encoding 4Fe-4S binding protein, which codes for MQAAGEEGLMCRFCVLHGKGNRWFHHVDNFEKRHLDDKQRLELARAIYLDTAGREIPVSLFMSKYGMMLKGMPVLLKTPLVKYAARPAANRLMEKYHVGQVITIEEARRLVDISGHVALFDCWCRHRKGNDEACCMGVGAYGDLADDIPELKHISISPDEAIAIMEQYEDKGSFHSVWTVKAPFISTICNCDNSVCHGTEGLRLGVTSALHKGHEYAMTLPDKCNNCNLCIPGCPFGVRYESGEVVIAEREACFGCGLCRRVCPEDAIRMVDRP